The Megalops cyprinoides isolate fMegCyp1 chromosome 19, fMegCyp1.pri, whole genome shotgun sequence genome has a window encoding:
- the rasd2 gene encoding GTP-binding protein Rhes, with protein MELKTVENVCFAVAGAVERRRSDANGPENLAPAVRRGCAFGGTQTRSPSGRGACSSSSKFLARYKNATQHLAASGLKVSAISKAGVGIIKTVTAQWRHQDKKARVVRSSSAGNRYPSSDRLLCKRPPLDPLAALVLHGQTGSNSLEHEPLQEKLSSTKPRNCRRIVVLGAPRVGKTSILRRFLRDGFTEQYEPTSEDFHRKLYQIRGETYQIDILDASGERGFPAKRRLSILTGDIFLLVLSVDDRSSFDEVCALRKEIVDAKTKLLKPKENARVPIVICANKVDLGPEQRAISLSEICQALGDDCALFETSAKDSTNLEVMFEALAKSGGLPTETLPSQHRKISIRSYQALRSARRGGRGARARVPDTPCGALYPLARRPSLSADLQQVLGSSTSRKRTKHVEKCQIQ; from the exons ATGGAGCTGAAAACAGTCGAGAACGTTTGTTTCGCCGTTGCAGGCGCAGTCGAAAGGCGACGCTCCGACGCGAATGGCCCTGAAAACCTCGCACCGGCTGTCCGGCGGGGGTGCGCTTTCGGCGGAACCCAGACACGGTCCCCCAGCGGCAGAGGTGCGTGCAGCAGTTCATCCAAGTTTCTCGCGCGCTATAAGAACGCTACTCAGCACCTGGCCGCGTCCGGACTCAAAGTCTCTGCCATTTCCAAGGCGGGCGTGGGGATCATTAAAACCGTCACGGCGCAGTGGAGACACCAAGACAAGAAAGCCAGGGTTGTGCGCTCCTCCAGTGCTGGTAACCGGTACCCGTCCTCGGACCGTTTGCTCTGTAAGAGACCGCCGCTCGATCCGCTGGCGGCTCTGGTGCTGCACGGCCAAACGGGCTCCAACTCCCTGGAGCACGAACCCCTCCAGGAGAAGCTGAGCTCCACCAAGCCGCGGAACTGCCGGCGCATTGTGGTGCTGGGCGCGCCGAGAGTGGGGAAGACTTCCATCCTGCGGCGGTTCCTGCGCGACGGCTTCACGGAGCAGTACGAGCCCACCTCCGAGGATTTCCACAGGAAGCTATACCAGATCCGAGGGGAGACCTACCAGATAGACATCTTGGACGCCTCCGGGGAAAGAGGGTTCCCTGCCAAGCGCAGACTGTCCATCCTGACCG GTGACATCTTCTTACTGGTGCTCAGCGTGGATGACAGAAGCTCATTTGACGAGGTCTGCGCGCTTCGTAAAGAGATCGTGGATGCGAAGACCAAACTGCTAAAACCCAAAGAGAACGCACGCGTCCCCATTGTAATCTGTGCCAACAAAGTGGACTTGGGTCCGGAGCAAAGAGCCATCAGCCTTTCGGAGATTTGCCAAGCGCTTGGGGACGACTGCGCCCTTTTCGAAACATCCGCTAAAGACAGCACCAACCTGGAGGTGATGTTCGAAGCCCTGGCAAAAAGCGGCGGGCTCCCCACAGAGACCTTACCATCTCAGCACCGGAAAATCTCCATCCGCTCTTACCAGGCGCTGCGCTCGGCCCGACGGGGCGGAAGAGGGGCCCGAGCGCGCGTTCCCGATACTCCCTGCGGCGCGCTGTACCCTCTCGCGCGCCGACCCAGCCTCAGCGCCGATCTTCAGCAAGTTCTCGGGTCCAGCACCTCCAGAAAAAGGACCAAACACGTCGAGAAGTGCCAGATCcagtga